In one Sphingomonas sanguinis genomic region, the following are encoded:
- a CDS encoding TonB-dependent receptor plug domain-containing protein, translating to MRTARSVLLTGTMLLTPLLAAPALAQNATEPTAQTEAEPAATPAQNDIVVTGTRAQGRSRLDSVSPVDVLSGNALRAQGTTELAQALSSVAPSIDFPRQAAVDGTDAIRPATLRGLSPDQTLVLINGTRAHTSALLNINGSIGRGAAAVDLNTIPTVALDRVEVLRDGAAAQYGSDAIAGVVNLRLREARSGGGANVTFGTFATQYDAARTSRSVRDGESVTISGWKGFGLGSDGFLTLSGEYVARQPTNRADIDPRGPAPLRIRARFGDPQIEQGTVYLNAALPLADSGWTAYANGGFQQRSSESAAFPRVAGANNVNAEAVRGLYPDGFLPLIGTTSRDYTATGGVRGAIGEWNADLTVSYGRNTIDFATLNSANSTYGNATLRDFDDGRLTYDQLVTGLDLSREYTLGAAVFNVAAGAEYRREGFKIDAGQPESYNRAPGAAANLASGAQGFVGFRPENQVDAHRSNGSLYLDVEAKLWDRLTLGAAVRGESYSDFGETATAKFSARYDVAPWLAFRGTLSTGFRAPSLQQQYYTSTQTLVTNNQILETGLYPVDSNLARTLGALPLEPEKSRNYSLGTVVRFGGFSLTVDGYRIRIRNQIVLSENIQSSASPQVAGLLSPFGVQAARFFINGVQTTTKGLDIVAAYNWRTETLGNFNLSAAANINDLSVDRVPTSTASLNPAPSLFGRNRILTIEQGTPRTKIVGSVDWTRQAVGATLRAVHYGDVLQPGSVVANDLYTGPRTIVDLEGRYRFNDNVSFALGASNLFDVYPRTTPATLNNNGVTAFPYYSPFGFNGRQLYGRLNLTW from the coding sequence ATGCGCACCGCGCGATCCGTGCTGCTTACCGGCACCATGCTGCTGACGCCGCTGCTAGCGGCACCTGCTCTGGCCCAGAACGCCACCGAGCCGACCGCCCAGACCGAGGCCGAACCCGCCGCCACCCCGGCGCAGAACGACATCGTGGTCACCGGCACCCGCGCCCAGGGGCGCAGCCGCCTCGACTCCGTCTCACCCGTCGACGTGCTGAGCGGCAACGCCCTACGCGCGCAGGGCACGACCGAGCTGGCGCAGGCGCTGTCGAGCGTCGCCCCCTCGATCGACTTCCCGCGTCAGGCGGCGGTCGACGGCACCGATGCGATCCGCCCCGCGACGCTGCGCGGCCTGTCACCCGACCAGACGCTGGTGCTGATCAACGGCACGCGCGCGCATACCTCCGCGCTGCTCAACATCAACGGCTCGATCGGGCGCGGCGCGGCGGCGGTCGATCTGAACACCATCCCCACGGTCGCGCTCGACCGGGTGGAGGTGCTGCGCGACGGCGCGGCGGCACAATATGGCTCGGACGCGATTGCGGGCGTGGTCAATCTGCGGTTGCGCGAAGCCCGGTCGGGCGGCGGTGCGAACGTGACCTTCGGCACCTTCGCCACCCAATATGACGCGGCGCGCACCTCGCGCTCGGTCCGCGATGGCGAGTCCGTGACGATCAGCGGCTGGAAGGGCTTCGGCCTGGGCAGCGATGGCTTCCTCACGCTGTCAGGCGAATATGTCGCGCGCCAGCCGACCAACCGCGCCGATATCGACCCGCGCGGCCCCGCGCCCTTGCGCATCCGCGCGCGCTTCGGTGATCCGCAGATCGAGCAGGGCACGGTCTATCTCAACGCCGCGCTGCCGCTCGCCGACAGCGGCTGGACCGCCTATGCAAATGGCGGTTTCCAGCAGCGCAGCAGCGAAAGCGCGGCCTTCCCGCGCGTCGCGGGCGCGAACAACGTCAACGCCGAAGCCGTGCGAGGCCTCTATCCAGACGGCTTCCTGCCGCTGATCGGTACGACCTCGCGCGACTATACCGCGACCGGCGGCGTGCGCGGCGCGATCGGCGAATGGAATGCCGACCTGACCGTCAGCTATGGCCGCAACACGATCGACTTCGCGACGCTCAACTCGGCCAATTCGACCTATGGCAATGCGACGCTGCGCGACTTCGACGACGGTCGCCTGACCTATGACCAGCTCGTTACCGGGCTGGACCTGTCGCGCGAATATACGCTGGGGGCGGCGGTCTTCAACGTCGCGGCGGGTGCCGAGTATCGCCGCGAGGGCTTCAAGATCGATGCGGGCCAGCCCGAAAGCTATAACCGTGCGCCCGGCGCCGCCGCCAATCTGGCTTCGGGCGCGCAGGGTTTCGTCGGCTTCCGACCCGAAAACCAGGTCGACGCGCATCGCAGCAACGGCAGCCTTTATCTGGATGTCGAAGCCAAGCTGTGGGATCGCCTGACCCTCGGCGCGGCGGTGCGGGGCGAGAGCTATTCGGACTTCGGCGAAACCGCGACCGCCAAATTCTCCGCCCGCTATGACGTGGCACCGTGGCTGGCCTTCCGTGGCACGCTGTCAACCGGCTTCCGCGCACCGTCGCTGCAACAGCAATATTACACCTCGACCCAGACGCTGGTCACGAACAACCAGATTCTGGAAACCGGCCTGTATCCGGTCGACAGCAATCTCGCCCGGACGCTGGGCGCGCTGCCGCTGGAACCGGAGAAGTCGCGCAACTATTCGCTGGGTACGGTCGTGCGCTTCGGCGGGTTCAGCCTGACCGTCGATGGCTATCGCATCCGCATCCGCAACCAGATCGTGCTGTCGGAAAATATTCAGTCTTCGGCCAGCCCGCAGGTCGCAGGCCTGCTGTCGCCGTTCGGGGTACAGGCGGCGCGCTTCTTCATCAACGGCGTCCAGACCACGACCAAGGGCCTGGATATCGTCGCCGCCTACAACTGGCGCACCGAGACGCTGGGCAATTTCAACCTGAGCGCGGCGGCGAACATCAACGACCTGTCGGTCGACCGGGTGCCGACCTCGACGGCCTCGCTGAACCCCGCGCCCAGCCTGTTCGGCCGCAACCGTATCCTGACCATCGAACAGGGCACGCCGCGCACCAAGATCGTCGGCTCGGTCGACTGGACCCGTCAGGCGGTCGGCGCGACGCTGCGCGCGGTGCATTATGGCGATGTGCTGCAACCCGGGTCGGTCGTCGCCAACGACCTCTATACCGGCCCGCGCACCATCGTCGATCTGGAGGGGCGGTACCGCTTCAACGACAATGTGTCGTTCGCGCTAGGCGCATCGAACCTGTTCGACGTCTATCCCCGTACGACGCCCGCCACGCTCAACAACAATGGCGTGACGGCGTTCCCATACTACTCGCCCTTCGGCTTCAACGGGCGGCAGCTTTACGGCCGGTTGAACCTGACCTGGTAA
- a CDS encoding alpha-N-arabinofuranosidase, with protein MAPRTTLLLHTDRPGPRIAPEIYGQFVEHLGRGVYEGIWVGEDSQIPNTRGIRNDVTRALRQVKVPAIRWPGGCFADGYHWRDGIGPRAKRPRSINAAWGNTPDRNAFGTHEFMDFLGQIGAKSFISVNVGSGSVREADEWLRYMTAPAESSAGAERAANGHAAAWDVPYVGVGNESWGCGGNMTPETYVAQYRQYAANIRTFHGDPVKLIAVGADTDDYEWTEKVMAGAMKWRPNPTPLAYIDTKPLMWGLSLHFYTFTGNDWYAKGRNVGFTRDDWAKALGRAQLTDEMVRRHAAIMDRYDPEKKVALVVDEWGAWFNSEKDAPSALYLESTLRDAVIAGLSLNIFNNHADRVRMANIAQMVNVIQSLILTRGKEMVVTPTWHVFDLYKVHQGATQVPVDVDTPDYVQGTTHLPTVSASASRDAAGKLHVSIVNLDPDKPAPVEMVATGLSGRRAQASAITADRIDRKVEFGQPDPFLPQPVQGIAIDGDRLTLTVPARSVTMVTVE; from the coding sequence GTGGCGCCGCGCACCACCCTGTTGCTTCACACCGATCGCCCCGGCCCTCGGATCGCGCCTGAGATTTACGGCCAATTTGTCGAACATCTCGGGCGTGGCGTCTATGAGGGCATCTGGGTCGGCGAGGACTCCCAAATCCCCAACACGCGCGGCATCCGCAACGACGTGACCCGGGCACTGCGGCAGGTGAAGGTGCCCGCGATCCGCTGGCCGGGCGGGTGCTTTGCCGATGGCTATCACTGGCGGGACGGCATCGGCCCGCGTGCGAAGCGGCCGCGCAGCATCAATGCCGCCTGGGGCAACACGCCCGACCGCAATGCCTTCGGCACGCATGAGTTCATGGACTTTCTGGGCCAGATCGGCGCAAAGTCCTTCATCTCGGTCAATGTCGGCTCGGGCAGCGTGCGCGAGGCCGACGAGTGGCTGCGCTACATGACCGCGCCCGCCGAAAGCTCGGCCGGGGCGGAGCGCGCGGCCAACGGCCATGCCGCAGCGTGGGACGTGCCCTATGTCGGCGTCGGCAACGAGAGCTGGGGCTGCGGCGGCAACATGACGCCCGAAACCTATGTCGCCCAGTATCGGCAATATGCCGCCAACATTCGCACCTTTCACGGCGATCCGGTCAAGCTGATCGCGGTGGGCGCGGACACCGACGATTACGAGTGGACCGAAAAGGTCATGGCCGGCGCGATGAAATGGCGGCCCAACCCCACACCGCTGGCCTATATCGACACCAAGCCGCTGATGTGGGGCCTGTCGCTCCACTTCTACACCTTCACCGGCAATGACTGGTACGCCAAGGGCCGCAATGTCGGCTTCACCCGCGACGACTGGGCCAAGGCGCTGGGCCGGGCGCAGCTGACCGACGAGATGGTCCGCCGCCACGCCGCGATCATGGACCGCTACGACCCCGAAAAGAAGGTCGCGCTGGTCGTCGACGAATGGGGTGCCTGGTTCAACAGCGAGAAGGACGCGCCCTCCGCCCTCTATCTGGAAAGCACGCTGCGCGACGCGGTGATCGCGGGGTTGAGCCTCAACATCTTCAACAACCATGCCGACCGGGTGCGGATGGCCAATATCGCGCAGATGGTGAACGTCATCCAGTCGCTGATCCTGACGCGCGGTAAGGAGATGGTGGTGACGCCGACCTGGCACGTCTTCGACCTGTACAAGGTGCACCAGGGCGCGACGCAGGTGCCGGTCGATGTCGATACGCCGGATTATGTCCAGGGCACGACGCACCTGCCGACGGTCAGCGCCTCCGCCTCGCGGGATGCGGCGGGCAAGCTGCATGTGTCGATAGTCAATCTCGATCCCGACAAGCCCGCGCCGGTCGAAATGGTGGCCACCGGCCTGTCCGGGCGGCGCGCGCAGGCGTCCGCGATCACCGCCGACCGGATCGACCGCAAGGTGGAGTTCGGCCAGCCCGATCCCTTCCTGCCGCAGCCGGTGCAGGGGATCGCGATCGACGGCGACCGCCTGACCCTGACCGTGCCCGCACGCTCGGTCACGATGGTCACGGTCGAGTAG
- a CDS encoding chloride channel protein — MSFPRLSPSWFRHRVRSSEASLVLLAIAIGAAAGLLSVAQGVIARGLQRLLFTLEADQRLSATATVPVWGLLALPLGGLVLVLFSRVTGARKRRLVDAVEANALHGGRMSWSDSLVISGQTIISNGFGASVGLEAAYAQLGAGLASITGGWLRLRRGDLRVLVGAGTGAAIAGAFGAPLAGAFYAFEIVIGAYTPAAIAPVAAATLTGVLVAQTLGAQPYLVNAVAGEAVLTHHYLIYAGLGAVAAALGIVLMRAVAEMETLTRSLPIPAAWRPVLGGFLLIPLAWLTPQILSAGHGALHLDLEYGLPLSFLAAIFVMKSAASIVSLGFGFRGGLFFASLFLGSLLGHIYADLIGLMVGTPVVDPQNAALVGMAAFAVAVVGGPMTMAMLVLEATHDFSLAGAAIAASLVTTTIVRETFGYSFSTWRLHLRGETIKSARDVGWMRTLTAGRMMRRVERATPSAWTIAEFRRAFPLGSTSRVVLVDEKDHYAGIVQTARAYVDGLDPAEPVATLAIQRDHALTPEADVKAVMRALDAAGADEMAVVGPDRTVLGLLSEPYVRRRYAEEMDKAQRALFGED, encoded by the coding sequence ATGTCCTTCCCTCGACTCTCACCATCCTGGTTCCGCCACCGGGTCCGATCGAGCGAGGCCAGCCTTGTCCTTCTCGCCATCGCGATCGGCGCGGCGGCGGGACTGCTCAGCGTGGCACAGGGCGTGATCGCGCGGGGTTTGCAGCGGTTGCTGTTCACGTTGGAGGCGGATCAGCGATTGAGCGCCACCGCGACAGTGCCCGTCTGGGGGTTGCTCGCCCTGCCGCTCGGCGGGTTGGTGCTGGTTCTGTTTTCGCGCGTAACCGGCGCGCGCAAGCGGCGGCTGGTCGACGCGGTGGAGGCCAATGCGCTGCACGGCGGGCGTATGTCTTGGTCGGACAGTCTGGTGATTTCGGGGCAGACGATCATCTCCAACGGCTTCGGCGCCTCGGTCGGGCTGGAGGCGGCCTATGCGCAGCTGGGGGCGGGGCTGGCCTCGATCACCGGGGGCTGGCTGAGACTGCGGCGCGGCGACCTGCGCGTACTGGTCGGGGCGGGGACCGGCGCGGCGATCGCGGGCGCGTTCGGGGCGCCGCTGGCGGGGGCATTCTATGCCTTCGAAATCGTGATCGGTGCCTATACCCCCGCCGCCATCGCACCCGTCGCCGCCGCGACGCTGACCGGCGTGCTGGTGGCGCAGACGCTGGGGGCGCAACCCTATCTGGTCAATGCCGTCGCGGGTGAGGCGGTGCTGACCCATCACTACCTTATCTATGCGGGGCTGGGAGCGGTGGCGGCGGCGCTGGGCATCGTGCTGATGCGCGCGGTCGCGGAGATGGAGACGCTGACGCGTAGCCTGCCCATCCCGGCAGCGTGGCGGCCGGTGCTGGGTGGATTCCTGCTGATCCCGTTAGCGTGGCTGACGCCGCAGATCCTGTCGGCGGGGCACGGGGCGCTGCATCTCGACCTGGAATATGGCCTGCCGCTCAGCTTCCTCGCCGCCATCTTCGTCATGAAGAGCGCAGCATCGATCGTGTCGCTGGGTTTCGGTTTTCGTGGCGGCCTGTTCTTCGCCTCGCTATTCCTCGGCAGCCTGCTCGGCCATATCTATGCCGATCTGATCGGCCTGATGGTCGGCACGCCGGTCGTCGATCCGCAAAATGCCGCGCTGGTCGGCATGGCGGCCTTCGCTGTGGCGGTCGTCGGTGGGCCGATGACCATGGCGATGCTGGTTCTGGAGGCGACGCACGACTTCTCGCTGGCGGGGGCGGCGATCGCGGCCTCGCTGGTCACGACGACCATCGTGCGCGAGACGTTCGGCTATTCCTTCTCGACCTGGCGGCTCCATCTGCGTGGCGAGACGATCAAGAGCGCGCGCGATGTCGGCTGGATGCGCACCCTGACCGCTGGCCGCATGATGCGCCGGGTCGAGCGGGCGACGCCCTCGGCATGGACCATCGCCGAATTTCGCCGTGCCTTTCCACTGGGATCGACCAGTCGTGTCGTGCTGGTCGACGAAAAGGATCATTATGCCGGGATCGTCCAGACCGCGCGGGCCTATGTCGACGGGCTGGACCCGGCCGAGCCGGTCGCGACGCTCGCCATCCAGCGCGATCATGCGCTGACGCCCGAGGCGGATGTGAAGGCGGTCATGCGCGCGCTCGACGCAGCGGGTGCCGACGAAATGGCGGTCGTCGGCCCGGACCGGACGGTGCTGGGCCTGTTGTCCGAACCCTATGTCCGCCGCCGCTACGCCGAGGAGATGGACAAGGCGCAGCGAGCGCTGTTCGGCGAGGATTGA
- a CDS encoding DUF885 domain-containing protein has protein sequence MTSSFSRRETLAGITALSASASIRAAAPASDAGALLDRLAWQLLELVPERATTLGVDTGTHADLRRRLEDRSPTGIAARQHFLTDALKQVARVPRAGLDPSTLTSLAVVESAFRTALDGMALPYGVATIGDWRNTPYAVIQNVGAWLDVPQMLDGDQPVRDKADAEAYLARLAAMPAQLDGETVRIRQAREQGLVPPSFLLDKTIKGMTGTIAEAAKADGPLIGPLACKTTAIPGDWTNRAAQIVRSAIVPALERQLAELQAQRGVAIAAPGMNVRPHGPEWYGWGLRAGTTTRRSAADLHAMGVARLADLQAQMDAILRKEGLTQGSVAERTIAYQKRPGIGFPDGDEGRRQIVAYMQGRIDAIRPRLPDAFRRLARGNLEIRRMPVAQEPGAPAAYGGPGTIDGSVPGKVWVNLGDPSIHNRVTIPDLVYHEGIPGHVWQGEYAQKLPLIRSILAFNAYSEGWALYSEQLADELGMYRDDPAGRLGYLMGLAWRAVRLIVDTGIHAIGWSRDKALAEFIAATGLPRSNAESEVDRYCAWPGQACGYEVGRAEIVSQRTRAQKALGTRYDLRDFDQAVVDGGNVPLNVLADNVTRYIDGVR, from the coding sequence ATGACCAGTTCTTTCTCCCGTCGCGAAACCCTGGCGGGCATCACCGCCCTCTCCGCCTCCGCCTCCATACGCGCCGCTGCCCCCGCCAGCGATGCGGGCGCACTGCTCGATCGGCTGGCGTGGCAGTTGCTCGAACTGGTCCCTGAGCGGGCGACGACCCTCGGGGTGGATACCGGAACCCATGCCGATCTGCGACGCAGGCTGGAGGATCGCTCGCCCACCGGCATCGCCGCGCGACAGCACTTCCTGACCGATGCGCTGAAACAGGTCGCGCGGGTGCCGCGCGCCGGGCTCGATCCTTCGACGCTGACCAGCCTCGCCGTCGTGGAAAGCGCGTTCCGGACCGCGCTGGACGGCATGGCACTGCCGTACGGCGTCGCGACGATCGGGGACTGGCGGAACACGCCCTATGCCGTCATCCAGAATGTCGGCGCTTGGCTGGACGTGCCGCAGATGCTGGACGGCGACCAGCCGGTTCGCGACAAGGCCGATGCGGAGGCCTATCTCGCCCGCCTTGCCGCCATGCCCGCGCAGCTGGATGGAGAGACGGTGCGGATCCGGCAGGCACGCGAACAGGGGTTGGTACCGCCCTCCTTCCTGCTCGACAAGACGATCAAGGGCATGACCGGCACCATTGCCGAGGCGGCGAAGGCCGACGGCCCATTGATCGGCCCGCTCGCGTGCAAGACGACCGCGATTCCGGGCGATTGGACCAACCGTGCCGCGCAGATCGTGCGCTCGGCGATCGTGCCCGCGCTGGAGCGGCAACTGGCCGAGTTGCAGGCGCAGCGCGGCGTGGCCATCGCGGCACCCGGCATGAATGTCCGCCCGCACGGGCCGGAATGGTATGGCTGGGGCCTTCGTGCCGGGACGACCACGCGGCGCAGCGCGGCCGACCTGCACGCCATGGGCGTCGCCCGCCTCGCCGACCTCCAGGCGCAGATGGATGCGATCCTGCGCAAGGAAGGGCTAACCCAGGGCAGCGTCGCGGAGCGGACCATCGCCTACCAGAAGCGCCCCGGCATCGGCTTTCCCGATGGCGACGAAGGACGGCGGCAGATCGTCGCCTATATGCAGGGGCGGATCGACGCGATCCGGCCGCGCCTGCCCGATGCGTTCCGGCGTCTGGCGCGCGGCAATCTGGAAATCCGGCGGATGCCCGTGGCCCAGGAACCGGGCGCACCTGCGGCCTATGGCGGCCCCGGCACCATCGACGGCAGCGTGCCGGGCAAGGTCTGGGTGAATCTGGGCGATCCGTCGATCCACAACCGCGTTACCATCCCCGATCTCGTCTATCATGAGGGGATACCGGGCCATGTCTGGCAGGGCGAATATGCGCAGAAGCTGCCGCTAATCCGCTCGATCCTGGCGTTCAACGCCTATTCGGAGGGCTGGGCGCTCTATTCCGAACAGCTGGCGGACGAGCTGGGCATGTACCGCGACGATCCTGCCGGGCGGCTCGGCTATCTGATGGGTCTGGCGTGGCGCGCGGTGCGGCTGATCGTCGACACCGGCATCCATGCGATCGGCTGGTCGCGGGACAAGGCGCTGGCCGAGTTCATCGCCGCCACCGGCCTGCCGCGCAGCAATGCCGAGAGCGAGGTGGACCGCTATTGCGCCTGGCCGGGTCAGGCCTGCGGCTACGAGGTCGGGCGGGCCGAGATCGTGTCGCAGCGCACCCGCGCGCAAAAGGCGCTCGGGACGCGCTATGACCTGCGCGATTTCGACCAGGCGGTGGTCGATGGCGGCAACGTTCCGCTGAACGTGCTGGCGGATAATGTGACCCGCTATATCGACGGCGTGCGCTGA
- a CDS encoding histidine-type phosphatase, which produces MSALGLLLAGAASAQETAAPPGLKLDRVVLLMRHGVRPPTKSPPMPEGTANQPWPDWPVAPGYLTPHGRVGVERLGGYDRRVWTAAGLLPRSSCAAIRIVADSDERTIRTAEAYAGTLEPGCTVAIEHKPQDVADPIFSPIDERAVPFDAAKARAAVLDGAGGEAGLAALDRRLAPELARLDAILCAPVSPTCGVRQKPTGLAPAKPDKRPKLTGAVDRASTAAQILLLEYAEGKPMAEVGWGRATAADIERLGVFHAEEFRLLARPRYVAKANMAGIAPLIVQGLTAGKGPVVTMISGHDTNIASLGGLLDLHWKVPGLAADDPAPGGAIVLERLVDARGQAYVRALYRSQTVEQIRKLADPGAEAPYVAVLPIAGCKARGIVGLCTMQAFQAQLTR; this is translated from the coding sequence GTGTCTGCCCTGGGACTGTTGCTGGCGGGGGCGGCATCCGCGCAGGAAACGGCTGCGCCGCCGGGATTGAAGCTCGATCGGGTCGTTCTGTTGATGCGGCACGGCGTCCGCCCGCCGACCAAGTCTCCGCCGATGCCCGAAGGCACCGCTAACCAGCCCTGGCCGGACTGGCCGGTCGCGCCCGGCTATCTGACCCCGCACGGGCGCGTGGGCGTCGAGCGGCTGGGCGGCTATGACCGGCGCGTCTGGACGGCGGCGGGCCTGCTGCCCCGCTCGAGCTGTGCCGCGATCCGGATCGTGGCCGACAGCGACGAGCGTACCATCCGCACGGCCGAGGCTTATGCCGGGACGCTGGAGCCGGGGTGCACGGTCGCGATCGAGCATAAACCGCAAGACGTGGCCGATCCGATCTTCTCGCCGATCGATGAGCGTGCGGTGCCCTTCGACGCGGCCAAGGCGCGGGCGGCGGTGCTGGACGGGGCAGGGGGCGAGGCGGGCCTTGCCGCGCTCGACCGGCGGCTGGCGCCCGAGCTGGCGCGGCTGGATGCGATCCTTTGCGCGCCCGTATCGCCGACCTGCGGCGTGCGGCAGAAGCCTACCGGACTGGCCCCGGCCAAACCCGACAAACGCCCCAAGCTGACCGGCGCGGTCGATCGGGCGTCGACGGCGGCGCAGATCCTGCTGCTCGAATATGCCGAGGGCAAGCCGATGGCCGAGGTTGGCTGGGGCCGCGCGACGGCCGCCGATATCGAGCGGCTGGGCGTCTTCCATGCCGAGGAGTTCCGGCTGCTCGCCCGCCCGCGCTATGTCGCCAAGGCGAACATGGCGGGGATTGCGCCGTTGATCGTCCAGGGGCTGACGGCGGGCAAGGGGCCGGTGGTCACGATGATCTCGGGCCACGACACCAACATCGCCAGCCTGGGCGGGTTGCTCGACCTGCATTGGAAGGTGCCGGGGCTGGCGGCCGACGATCCCGCGCCGGGCGGGGCGATCGTGCTGGAGCGGTTGGTCGATGCGCGGGGACAGGCCTATGTTCGCGCGCTCTATCGGTCGCAGACTGTCGAGCAGATCCGCAAGCTGGCCGATCCGGGGGCGGAGGCGCCCTATGTCGCTGTGCTGCCGATCGCGGGCTGCAAGGCGCGGGGTATAGTGGGGCTCTGCACGATGCAGGCGTTCCAGGCGCAGCTTACCCGCTAA
- a CDS encoding DNA alkylation repair protein, with amino-acid sequence MSDQKTYPLLKDLLGAEAVAIIADAGAAASLVFDRDAFMGAALDGLEPLSIMERVRHIADALHAALPTDYATALEVVRAIAPRLTHGFQAIAVTEFVARQGLGDFKRSMEALADLTRFGSAEFAIRPFLAADPERTLAQMLRWTGDANEHVRRLASEGSRPRLPWASRVPALKDDPTLAAPILDALKSDPSLYVRKSVANHLNDIGKDRPEWLVDHLQGWEPQAPETAWIIRHALRSLIKKGDPGALALIGVRHGAEVRVDRFAVEPPVVQLGEAIAITVSLSSLAASDQRLVVDYRLHYARGAGKTAGKVFKLKTFDLAGSTSATLRARQTIRDFSTRRHHPGRHEVELLVNGQVMATSAFDLIVPEN; translated from the coding sequence ATGAGCGACCAGAAAACCTATCCCCTCCTCAAAGACCTTCTGGGGGCCGAGGCGGTGGCGATCATCGCCGATGCAGGCGCGGCGGCGTCGCTGGTCTTCGACCGGGACGCCTTTATGGGTGCGGCGCTGGACGGGTTGGAGCCGCTGTCGATTATGGAACGCGTGCGGCACATCGCCGACGCGCTCCATGCGGCCCTTCCGACCGACTATGCGACCGCGCTGGAGGTCGTCCGCGCGATCGCCCCGCGCCTGACCCACGGTTTTCAGGCCATCGCCGTCACCGAGTTCGTCGCGCGGCAAGGGCTTGGCGATTTCAAGCGATCGATGGAGGCGCTCGCCGACCTCACCCGCTTCGGCTCGGCCGAGTTCGCCATCCGCCCGTTCCTGGCCGCCGATCCCGAACGGACGCTAGCGCAGATGCTGCGTTGGACCGGGGACGCGAACGAGCATGTCCGCCGCCTCGCCAGCGAAGGTAGCCGACCACGCCTGCCCTGGGCGTCACGCGTTCCTGCGCTGAAGGACGATCCGACGCTGGCCGCCCCGATCCTCGATGCGTTGAAGTCCGACCCCAGCCTCTATGTCCGCAAGTCGGTCGCCAACCATCTGAACGATATCGGCAAGGACCGTCCTGAGTGGCTGGTCGACCATCTGCAAGGCTGGGAGCCCCAAGCGCCGGAAACGGCCTGGATCATCCGCCACGCGCTACGCAGCCTCATCAAGAAAGGCGATCCGGGTGCGCTGGCGCTGATCGGCGTGCGCCACGGCGCGGAGGTCCGCGTCGATCGCTTCGCGGTCGAACCGCCGGTCGTTCAGCTCGGCGAGGCGATCGCGATCACGGTGTCGCTGTCGTCGCTGGCCGCCTCCGACCAGCGCCTCGTGGTCGATTACCGCCTTCATTATGCGCGGGGGGCGGGCAAGACGGCGGGCAAGGTCTTCAAGCTCAAGACCTTCGACCTCGCCGGATCGACATCGGCGACGCTTCGAGCCCGGCAGACGATCCGCGATTTCAGCACCCGCCGCCACCATCCCGGCCGCCATGAAGTCGAGTTGCTCGTCAACGGCCAGGTCATGGCCACCTCAGCCTTCGACCTGATCGTGCCGGAGAACTGA